From a single Nematostella vectensis chromosome 3, jaNemVect1.1, whole genome shotgun sequence genomic region:
- the LOC5504259 gene encoding calmodulin-binding transcription activator 2 isoform X1, with product MTATVDEQFQSTNETSTHVVLPEKLSRIKKASCLPSVKLGWNSNEVLLSILISFDKHKEWFTDKIPSRPPNGSMFLINRHEFRDYRRDGYTWKKRTKSTTTREDHFKLKVQGIDCISVLYTHSDVIPTFHKRFYWLIQNPSIILIHYVNVMDDLTGSDTLYNYVTSTRKEDVLSEVTSIYSGIDEQSIPEVQVIEDVSDPPSPVAAPPSPSIARQLKSNEKTFKVCITPKIPPTASLSKVKPTNQSTLPQGNATQWVLIPHKGSMPCIGTFPNAINTWIIPGTQPNIYATTSSINVPIGYPPGAGILIPKQPIATHDQHLPNDATNLQTDFRNFNVQPLNQMSPNNNPTFLVSASLAHNAQKRTVREDSHIRLKATKNIAPKPSEPQQCSMQGQVNANMRFSRGNGSSASMNREGAFSCNSTTATVSSQTSSFASSGLTNEGVYILNNGICSAQSVVSRIGNGTTEGSLDGQHTLRSPSTGSISSHGVPVEPSTSPSSDYGSFISDAGPRLTRSESLSDQGGSREGIFDGPFRIPPSPLENTQVLTTTSRDPSGQKRPFSQAPNGSLEDDPLGPHNLADLGFDVSELSPFESFGDGMLSNYDLNSVFPDFLDSLTGEDSHEQTLSRSDHSNPIMPSSVSSLAQQQAINTSPGQSDTLNSQDTCASSKDVSTNSTCTSVTCQGQADVVMTISSDEAKIVSATSDSVTAQNTSSKISPRHPGSTCGTVRTSPASDTIPSNRGPRERVEMNGEAPCPGSSSSTTLTGPSTLSTVPGSARITDYSPEWAYPEGGVKILVTGEWSLTDRSYTCLFDGCSVEATLVQTGVLRCFCPPHEPGLVTLQVACNGFIVSNACVFEYRARDTPRSNASCHEWLTMDESRFKLAMLERLERLESSLGLLPHQGSIQGTDYTNCATFEDRIIRACQMLFTSITQGSVGEVQKPYRGMTLLHLAAALGFARLIRQLKSLVPTDGLCPLRQELDHLRRDEFSCTALMWACGLGHKDAVWELLLTGDICTLTTPDARGRMPLQIARDRGYYEVVDCIEEYYASSPSRQTALFNGLRSDDEDDIAEEQPDYHSSTATPPETFHNNVPSCQSATATPLNSYHSSLVNPTTTPITSYQSSSNVSAGSHHSSLTSFTDRACSPMAVEEESQSACVPLVGVPLSQALVKVQAMINEAELEADLETSYLQTVTGQGQLNPVHEEADLLYSAGSWVSPGGRFRSFSTASSQSSPHTPSSKSSLSPGSPGTFLNSPHPSPTVAPDTKEFHEFLCTSKKLLEKNFSELTLTDTEQRELYQAALIIQEAYRSYKTRRQQREEELQAAILIQNHYRRYKQYAVLKKMTQAALIIQNQYRAYREHEQFKKSRRAAAIIQNHFRIYRKRRQSQKRRDEYKSKQQEARFMRQASNRSNNS from the exons CTTCGGTGAAGCTAGGATGGAACTCCAACGAG GTGTTGTTGTCAATCCTTATCAGCTTTGATAAACACAAAGAATGGTTCACTGACAAGATCCCATCAAG GCCTCCAAATGGCTCCATGTTCCTTATCAATCGGCATGAATTCCGG GATTACCGTCGGGATGGGTACACCTGGAAAAAGAGgactaaatcaacaacaaccAGGGAGGACCATTTTAAACTCAAAGTGCAAGGCATTGAT TGTATCAGTGTTCTTTACACCCACTCGGACGTCATTCCTACATTCCACAAACGCTTTTACTGGCTGATTCAG AACCCTTCTATTATCTTGATTCACTATGTGAACGTCATGGATGACCTCACTGGCTCAGACACCTTGTACAACTATGTCACATCCACAAGGAAAGAGGATGTCTTATCAGAAGTCACATCCATCT ACTCTGGCATAGATGAGCAAAGTATTCCAGAAGTTCAG GTTATAGAAGATGTGTCAGATCCACCATCTCCAGTGGCAGCTCCGCCTTCTCCCTCTATTGCACGGCAACTAAAATCCAACGAGAAAACCTTCAAAGTTTGCATCACCCCCAAGATTCCTCCCACCGCAAGCCTATCCAAGGTCAAACCCACCAATCAAAGCACCTTGCCACAAGGGAATGCTACCCAATGGGTTCTGATTCCTCACAAAGGATCTATGCCATGTATAGGGACCTTTCCTAATGCTATTAATACCTGGATAATACCCGGAACACAACCAAATATCTACGCTACAACCAGTAGCATTAATGTGCCAATAGGGTACCCCCCTGGCGCAGGTATACTCATCCCTAAGCAACCAATAGCAACGCACGATCAGCATTTGCCAAATGACGCCACAAACTTACAGACAGATTTTAGAAACTTCAATGTCCAGCCGTTGAACCAGATGTCACCAAACAACAACCCTACCTTCTTGGTGTCTGCGTCGCTTGCACACAATGCACAAAAGAGGACAGTGAGAGAAGACAGCCACATCAGGCTGAAAGCCACCAAGAATATCGCCCCCAAACCCTCAGAGCCCCAGCAATGCAGTATGCAGGGCCAGGTGAATGCTAACATGAGGTTTTCCAGAGGCAACGGCTCTTCAGCTTCGATGAACAGGGAGGGTGCTTTTTCATGTAATTCCACGACCGCGACAGTTTCATCACAAACTTCAAGCTTTGCCAGTTCTGGTTTAACGAATGAAGGTGTTTATATTTTGAACAATGGTATTTGCTCAGCTCAAAGTGTTGTGTCCAGAATTGGGAATGGAACTACAGAAGGAAGCCTAGATGGTCAGCATACCCTGCGCTCTCCTTCGACAGGAAGTATATCCAGTCATGGAGTCCCTGTCGAACCGAGTACAAGCCCGTCAAGTGACTATGGCAGCTTCATCTCAGATGCTGGACCCAGGCTCACCAGGTCTGAGTCACTGTCAGACCAGGGAGGAAGTAGAGAAGGGATATTTGATGGCCCTTTCCGCATACCCCCTTCGCCTCTGGAAAATACACAGGTACTTACGACGACGTCACGAGATCCTAGTGGACAGAAACGGCCTTTTTCTCAAGCCCCAAATGGCTCTCTAGAAGATGACCCGCTAGGCCCTCATAACCTTGCCGACCTAGGTTTTGATGTCAGTGAACTCTCACCGTTTGAGTCATTTGGAGATGGCATGCTTTCTAATTATGATTTGAATTCGGTGTTTCCGGACTTTTTGGACTCTCTGACGGGAGAGGACTCTCATGAGCAGACTTTAAGCCGTTCGGATCATTCCAATCCTATTATGCCTTCGTCTGTGTCATCCTTGGCGCAGCAACAGGCTATCAACACCAGCCCTGGGCAGAGTGATACACTCAACAGCCAGGATACATGTGCTTCCTCAAAGGATGTGTCAACAAATTCCACATGCACATCTGTCACATGCCAGGGTCAGGCTGATGTTGTCATGACCATCTCATCTGATGAAGCCAAGATAGTCAGTGCGACATCAGATTCGGTCACAGCACAAAACACTTCATCAAAGATCTCTCCAAGGCATCCAGGGAGTACTTGCGGCACAGTTAGGACGTCACCAGCTTCTGACACAATTCCAAGTAACAGAGGCCCTAGGGAAAGGGTAGAAATGAATGGTGAAGCACCTTGTCCTGGATCAAGTTCTTCCACCACACTAACCGGGCCATCGACCCTTAGTACAGTGCCTGGGTCAGCACGCATAACTGACTACTCCCCGGAATGGGCATACCCTGAAGGCGGAGTCAAGATTCTCGTCACAGGAGAATGGAGTTTGACTGACAGGTCTTACACGTGTCTATTTGATGGTTGTAGTGTGGAGGCCACCCTCGTCCAGACTGGAGTTCTGCGTTGCTTCTGTCCGCCTCATGAGCCTGGCCTGGTCACCCTTCAAGTAGCCTGTAATGGTTTTATTGTAAGTAATGCCTGCGTGTTTGAGTACCGCGCACGCGACACACCAAGAAGTAACGCATCATGTCACGAGTGGCTCACGATGGATGAGTCACGGTTCAAGCTAGCGATGCTTGAGCGTTTGGAGCGCCTTGAGTCCAGCCTTGGACTACTCCCGCATCAGGGCTCCATACAGGGAACTGATTACACTAACTGTGCGACTTTTGAGGATCGCATCATCCGTGCGTGCCAAATGTTATTCACCTCAATCACACAGGGTAGCGTGGGAGAGGTGCAGAAGCCTTACCGTGGAATGACGCTGCTCCATCTCGCAGCAGCGCTGGGCTTTGCAAGGCTCATCCGACAATTGAAATCACTTGTACCTACAGATGGGTTGTGCCCACTGCGACAAGAGCTCGACCATTTACGCAGGGACGAGTTCTCATGTACTGCACTTATGTGGGCCTGTGGACTCGGACACAAGGATGCCGTGTGGGAACTGCTCCTGACTGGGGACATCTGCACACTGACGACTCCTGATGCACGTGGGCGAATGCCGCTACAGATCGCACGAGATCGAGGCTACTATGAAGTGGTGGATTGTATTGAAGAGTACTACGCTTCGTCTCCAAGCCG TCAAACTGCACTATTTAACGGCCTCAGGAGTGACGATGAGGACGATATTGCTGAAGAACAACCAGACTACCATAGCAGTACAGCTACTCCTCCCGAAACATTCCATAATAACGTGCCAAGTTGTCAATCTGCGACCGCTACGCCTCTGAATAGCTACCACTCCAGCCTGGTTAACCCTACTACCACGCCCATAACCAGTTACCAAAGTAGTTCTAATGTATCAGCCGGAAGCCATCATAGTAGCCTGACATCCTTTACTGACCGAGCCTGCTCTCCAATGGCTGTCGAAGAGGAATCCCAGTCCGCATGTGTACCCCTGGTAGGAGTACCGCTGAGCCAGGCCCTGGTCAAGGTACAAGCCATGATCAATGAGGCAGAGTTAGAGGCTGACCTCGAGACCTCATATCTTCAGACCGTCACAGGACAGGGACAGCTGAACCCAGTTCACGAGGAGGCGGACCTTCTTTACTCAGCAGGCTCCTGGGTATCACCCGGTGGGAGGTTCAGGTCCTTCAGTACTGCATCCTCGCAGAGCTCCCCTCACACGCCCTCCTCCAAGTCATCACTATCGCCAGGCTCGCCCGGGACCTTCCTCAACTCACCTCATCCATCTCCTACTGTCGCCCCTGATACAAAGGAGTTCCATGAATTCCTTTGCACGTCCAAGAAACTTCTAGAGAAGAACTTCTCTGAGCTGACATTAACAG ATACGGAGCAGCGTGAGCTCTATCAGGCAGCACTCATTATCCAGGAAGCGTACCGCTCATATAAG ACTCGTCGCCAGCAGCGTGAGGAGGAGTTGCAAGCCGCCATTCTTATCCAGAATCACTACCGCCGATATAAACAG TATGCCGTGTTAAAAAAGATGACACAAGCCGCGCTGATCATTCAGAACCAGTACCGCGCGTACCGCGAACACGAGCAGTTTAAGAAGAGCAGACGTGCAGCTGCTATCATCCAGAACCATTTCCGCATCTATCGAAAACGTCGGCAGTCACAGAAACGCCGGGACGAGTACAAGAGCAAACAACAGGAGGCACGATTCATGAGACAGGCTTCAAACAG GTCCAACAACAGCTAA
- the LOC5504259 gene encoding uncharacterized protein LOC5504259 isoform X3 has protein sequence MLGSGTGNNDTSNGRTWVAKTQRREKNPSIILIHYVNVMDDLTGSDTLYNYVTSTRKEDVLSEVTSIYSGIDEQSIPEVQVIEDVSDPPSPVAAPPSPSIARQLKSNEKTFKVCITPKIPPTASLSKVKPTNQSTLPQGNATQWVLIPHKGSMPCIGTFPNAINTWIIPGTQPNIYATTSSINVPIGYPPGAGILIPKQPIATHDQHLPNDATNLQTDFRNFNVQPLNQMSPNNNPTFLVSASLAHNAQKRTVREDSHIRLKATKNIAPKPSEPQQCSMQGQVNANMRFSRGNGSSASMNREGAFSCNSTTATVSSQTSSFASSGLTNEGVYILNNGICSAQSVVSRIGNGTTEGSLDGQHTLRSPSTGSISSHGVPVEPSTSPSSDYGSFISDAGPRLTRSESLSDQGGSREGIFDGPFRIPPSPLENTQVLTTTSRDPSGQKRPFSQAPNGSLEDDPLGPHNLADLGFDVSELSPFESFGDGMLSNYDLNSVFPDFLDSLTGEDSHEQTLSRSDHSNPIMPSSVSSLAQQQAINTSPGQSDTLNSQDTCASSKDVSTNSTCTSVTCQGQADVVMTISSDEAKIVSATSDSVTAQNTSSKISPRHPGSTCGTVRTSPASDTIPSNRGPRERVEMNGEAPCPGSSSSTTLTGPSTLSTVPGSARITDYSPEWAYPEGGVKILVTGEWSLTDRSYTCLFDGCSVEATLVQTGVLRCFCPPHEPGLVTLQVACNGFIVSNACVFEYRARDTPRSNASCHEWLTMDESRFKLAMLERLERLESSLGLLPHQGSIQGTDYTNCATFEDRIIRACQMLFTSITQGSVGEVQKPYRGMTLLHLAAALGFARLIRQLKSLVPTDGLCPLRQELDHLRRDEFSCTALMWACGLGHKDAVWELLLTGDICTLTTPDARGRMPLQIARDRGYYEVVDCIEEYYASSPSRQTALFNGLRSDDEDDIAEEQPDYHSSTATPPETFHNNVPSCQSATATPLNSYHSSLVNPTTTPITSYQSSSNVSAGSHHSSLTSFTDRACSPMAVEEESQSACVPLVGVPLSQALVKVQAMINEAELEADLETSYLQTVTGQGQLNPVHEEADLLYSAGSWVSPGGRFRSFSTASSQSSPHTPSSKSSLSPGSPGTFLNSPHPSPTVAPDTKEFHEFLCTSKKLLEKNFSELTLTDTEQRELYQAALIIQEAYRSYKTRRQQREEELQAAILIQNHYRRYKQYAVLKKMTQAALIIQNQYRAYREHEQFKKSRRAAAIIQNHFRIYRKRRQSQKRRDEYKSKQQEARFMRQASNRSNNS, from the exons ATGCTGGGATCGGGAACCGGGAACAATGACACGTCTAATGGAAGAACTTGGGTGGCCAAAACTCAAAGGAGGGAAAAG AACCCTTCTATTATCTTGATTCACTATGTGAACGTCATGGATGACCTCACTGGCTCAGACACCTTGTACAACTATGTCACATCCACAAGGAAAGAGGATGTCTTATCAGAAGTCACATCCATCT ACTCTGGCATAGATGAGCAAAGTATTCCAGAAGTTCAG GTTATAGAAGATGTGTCAGATCCACCATCTCCAGTGGCAGCTCCGCCTTCTCCCTCTATTGCACGGCAACTAAAATCCAACGAGAAAACCTTCAAAGTTTGCATCACCCCCAAGATTCCTCCCACCGCAAGCCTATCCAAGGTCAAACCCACCAATCAAAGCACCTTGCCACAAGGGAATGCTACCCAATGGGTTCTGATTCCTCACAAAGGATCTATGCCATGTATAGGGACCTTTCCTAATGCTATTAATACCTGGATAATACCCGGAACACAACCAAATATCTACGCTACAACCAGTAGCATTAATGTGCCAATAGGGTACCCCCCTGGCGCAGGTATACTCATCCCTAAGCAACCAATAGCAACGCACGATCAGCATTTGCCAAATGACGCCACAAACTTACAGACAGATTTTAGAAACTTCAATGTCCAGCCGTTGAACCAGATGTCACCAAACAACAACCCTACCTTCTTGGTGTCTGCGTCGCTTGCACACAATGCACAAAAGAGGACAGTGAGAGAAGACAGCCACATCAGGCTGAAAGCCACCAAGAATATCGCCCCCAAACCCTCAGAGCCCCAGCAATGCAGTATGCAGGGCCAGGTGAATGCTAACATGAGGTTTTCCAGAGGCAACGGCTCTTCAGCTTCGATGAACAGGGAGGGTGCTTTTTCATGTAATTCCACGACCGCGACAGTTTCATCACAAACTTCAAGCTTTGCCAGTTCTGGTTTAACGAATGAAGGTGTTTATATTTTGAACAATGGTATTTGCTCAGCTCAAAGTGTTGTGTCCAGAATTGGGAATGGAACTACAGAAGGAAGCCTAGATGGTCAGCATACCCTGCGCTCTCCTTCGACAGGAAGTATATCCAGTCATGGAGTCCCTGTCGAACCGAGTACAAGCCCGTCAAGTGACTATGGCAGCTTCATCTCAGATGCTGGACCCAGGCTCACCAGGTCTGAGTCACTGTCAGACCAGGGAGGAAGTAGAGAAGGGATATTTGATGGCCCTTTCCGCATACCCCCTTCGCCTCTGGAAAATACACAGGTACTTACGACGACGTCACGAGATCCTAGTGGACAGAAACGGCCTTTTTCTCAAGCCCCAAATGGCTCTCTAGAAGATGACCCGCTAGGCCCTCATAACCTTGCCGACCTAGGTTTTGATGTCAGTGAACTCTCACCGTTTGAGTCATTTGGAGATGGCATGCTTTCTAATTATGATTTGAATTCGGTGTTTCCGGACTTTTTGGACTCTCTGACGGGAGAGGACTCTCATGAGCAGACTTTAAGCCGTTCGGATCATTCCAATCCTATTATGCCTTCGTCTGTGTCATCCTTGGCGCAGCAACAGGCTATCAACACCAGCCCTGGGCAGAGTGATACACTCAACAGCCAGGATACATGTGCTTCCTCAAAGGATGTGTCAACAAATTCCACATGCACATCTGTCACATGCCAGGGTCAGGCTGATGTTGTCATGACCATCTCATCTGATGAAGCCAAGATAGTCAGTGCGACATCAGATTCGGTCACAGCACAAAACACTTCATCAAAGATCTCTCCAAGGCATCCAGGGAGTACTTGCGGCACAGTTAGGACGTCACCAGCTTCTGACACAATTCCAAGTAACAGAGGCCCTAGGGAAAGGGTAGAAATGAATGGTGAAGCACCTTGTCCTGGATCAAGTTCTTCCACCACACTAACCGGGCCATCGACCCTTAGTACAGTGCCTGGGTCAGCACGCATAACTGACTACTCCCCGGAATGGGCATACCCTGAAGGCGGAGTCAAGATTCTCGTCACAGGAGAATGGAGTTTGACTGACAGGTCTTACACGTGTCTATTTGATGGTTGTAGTGTGGAGGCCACCCTCGTCCAGACTGGAGTTCTGCGTTGCTTCTGTCCGCCTCATGAGCCTGGCCTGGTCACCCTTCAAGTAGCCTGTAATGGTTTTATTGTAAGTAATGCCTGCGTGTTTGAGTACCGCGCACGCGACACACCAAGAAGTAACGCATCATGTCACGAGTGGCTCACGATGGATGAGTCACGGTTCAAGCTAGCGATGCTTGAGCGTTTGGAGCGCCTTGAGTCCAGCCTTGGACTACTCCCGCATCAGGGCTCCATACAGGGAACTGATTACACTAACTGTGCGACTTTTGAGGATCGCATCATCCGTGCGTGCCAAATGTTATTCACCTCAATCACACAGGGTAGCGTGGGAGAGGTGCAGAAGCCTTACCGTGGAATGACGCTGCTCCATCTCGCAGCAGCGCTGGGCTTTGCAAGGCTCATCCGACAATTGAAATCACTTGTACCTACAGATGGGTTGTGCCCACTGCGACAAGAGCTCGACCATTTACGCAGGGACGAGTTCTCATGTACTGCACTTATGTGGGCCTGTGGACTCGGACACAAGGATGCCGTGTGGGAACTGCTCCTGACTGGGGACATCTGCACACTGACGACTCCTGATGCACGTGGGCGAATGCCGCTACAGATCGCACGAGATCGAGGCTACTATGAAGTGGTGGATTGTATTGAAGAGTACTACGCTTCGTCTCCAAGCCG TCAAACTGCACTATTTAACGGCCTCAGGAGTGACGATGAGGACGATATTGCTGAAGAACAACCAGACTACCATAGCAGTACAGCTACTCCTCCCGAAACATTCCATAATAACGTGCCAAGTTGTCAATCTGCGACCGCTACGCCTCTGAATAGCTACCACTCCAGCCTGGTTAACCCTACTACCACGCCCATAACCAGTTACCAAAGTAGTTCTAATGTATCAGCCGGAAGCCATCATAGTAGCCTGACATCCTTTACTGACCGAGCCTGCTCTCCAATGGCTGTCGAAGAGGAATCCCAGTCCGCATGTGTACCCCTGGTAGGAGTACCGCTGAGCCAGGCCCTGGTCAAGGTACAAGCCATGATCAATGAGGCAGAGTTAGAGGCTGACCTCGAGACCTCATATCTTCAGACCGTCACAGGACAGGGACAGCTGAACCCAGTTCACGAGGAGGCGGACCTTCTTTACTCAGCAGGCTCCTGGGTATCACCCGGTGGGAGGTTCAGGTCCTTCAGTACTGCATCCTCGCAGAGCTCCCCTCACACGCCCTCCTCCAAGTCATCACTATCGCCAGGCTCGCCCGGGACCTTCCTCAACTCACCTCATCCATCTCCTACTGTCGCCCCTGATACAAAGGAGTTCCATGAATTCCTTTGCACGTCCAAGAAACTTCTAGAGAAGAACTTCTCTGAGCTGACATTAACAG ATACGGAGCAGCGTGAGCTCTATCAGGCAGCACTCATTATCCAGGAAGCGTACCGCTCATATAAG ACTCGTCGCCAGCAGCGTGAGGAGGAGTTGCAAGCCGCCATTCTTATCCAGAATCACTACCGCCGATATAAACAG TATGCCGTGTTAAAAAAGATGACACAAGCCGCGCTGATCATTCAGAACCAGTACCGCGCGTACCGCGAACACGAGCAGTTTAAGAAGAGCAGACGTGCAGCTGCTATCATCCAGAACCATTTCCGCATCTATCGAAAACGTCGGCAGTCACAGAAACGCCGGGACGAGTACAAGAGCAAACAACAGGAGGCACGATTCATGAGACAGGCTTCAAACAG GTCCAACAACAGCTAA